GCTGTGACCATGAGTGTGCTACCCTTCATTAAGAAAGCTAAGGGCCGCATTGTCAATATCTCCAGTGTGCTTGGAAGAATATGTTTATCTACAGGACCATACTGTGTCTCGAAATACGGAGTCGAGGCATTCAATGATTGCCTGAGGTGGGTCATTAACTGACATGTCAAAGcatttgtaaaaataataaaccagTACAATGAGCCACATTTAGAGTTGGAAACTTCATGAGACATCAATATGTACATAGCTGTAATCAGAATCATGATAAATGTGTGGTTCACTGATTTTATGGGTGGCTCATGTAAATTGTTGACATTACTGACAAAGTTGGTACACTTGCCCGGGGGACAGGATTTTCCAAGCATGTTTTAACAACCCTCCTTAAATGTTATGGTTTCATGTGTTTCAGAAGAATCACATGTCACTCTCATTGTTAGCTGTCAAGAGATTGAGAAATGGCAAATTACCAAAATTGGGAGACATTCTGAGAATTGTCCTGAATAGTCCTAATGATTTGCAATTTCTGAAAATGTATCTCACTTTAGCAATTGAGATTGTTACCTAAAGTAAGAAAACATCTGACTGAAAAGTGCTGTTGGATCCTTATGGTTATTTGAACCCATAATGTAATATTTCTATGTAACATAGACCTTAAGTAGCATTTCAATGTTTTTATGTGAAATTACATGGATTTTGGGTTAAATTGttagtgattatttgttctcaTAACAAATTGACAACAGTAAACAGCCTGCTGTACTAAAATCAGTTTATTTCATAGATATATCACAAGAAAATGGGAGTGGTAGATAACTAAGGattttatgtgtgtttaaaccCCACTCTGTGCATGTAGCTTGTTGTCCAAACCAATAATTCAGATACATTATGTTGTCTTCATTCAACAGGTTAAACATGTCACCATTTGGAGTTAAAGTACTGTGCATTGAACCCGGATTCTTCAAAACAGGCATGGCAGAAACTAGGCATGTTCAAAACAGTTTTCAGAAAATATGGGATAGACTGCCACAAGATGTCAGGGATGACTATGGAAGTGACTACATTGATCAACGtgagctgaacacacactgtaataaagaAGTTATTGGTATCTTGCATTCAAATAGGATGAGTGATTACAGACTGCTACTAACATTTTTATCTGTTCATCCTCATGACTTTCTCCCATAATGATCATAGACTAAAAGCATAATCTACAAGCAAAGTGAAATATATTCTTGTATTAAGCTCGAGTGTGACTGCCATATGAGGTACCTTTACTGGAACCTGTATTTTTGAAATTTCTGTCCCTGCAAAGCAAATCCTATTTCTTAATCAGATAGCAACTGAAAAAATATGGAGGAAATAATGTAGAAAAATGCTGCTTAGTAAGTCTTTAATGGAAACTGACATTCCTATATTCAAATTAGACGACCCACACAAAAAACCATACATTGCACTACAGTTAAATAGGAACCTATTAATAAATGCTTATCagaaataatacaatatatcTCAAACATTATGTCTCATCTATTTTAGTAAAAATAATGCTGACAAAGAACTATGAGAAGAGGCTGGATGAAGATCTGATGAAAGTGGTGAGCTGTATGGCACATGCTGTCTCTGCTGTCTATCCTCGCACCCGCTACTCTCCTGGCTGGGATGCAAAATTCTTCTGGCTGCCTCTGTCCTACATGCCATCCTTTATCTCGGATGCCATACTAATAAAAAACCATATCAAACCTAAAGCTTCTATTTAATATGCCATTTAGGTCTTAAAAAGATTTTGTatgcattttttaattatacaaGACATTAATCACTAACATCTACATAATCATAACTAATCATAGGTAAAATTGCATGTCAATAATCCCACTATGTTTTAGTGATATatgttttagaaataattagACTGAGGATAAGCTAAAGGAGCAGAGCAACAAGAATATCCACTGTGTAAAATTGTTCTTCCCTTCTCTGTTAATGGGTTGATGGTAATTATTCTATGGGTTTGACTGTAGCTAGTCTGACTCTCTGACTGCCTGTTTGGATATTTGTACTTTGTGCCCATTTTTTGACCCTGCACTTGTTTTTGCAATTCAGATTTCCTTCTTTTGCAACTAACATTTGATTTAACCCCATCTGACTAGCAGGGGTGATGAGAATCTGGAATGAGATCGGGGTTTCCAATTGTTTTTCCAATGAGGTGAATGAAGGTGGCCAAGAGCTACTCATGTTATATcattagtaacatttatttacacaactTATTTCCATAAACCAACCAGCTGAATGAGctagttaaaaaaaagtcaatgcCAAACAGGTATATTTTGCAATAacaatcattttaaattcacataaACAGCATGTTAGCTGTTTCATCAGTTAACTGATTCAACAGGTTTGCTGGCTAGACTTAtcagttattattgtcagattaATTCTCAttaattctgttatttatcagcaatTGTTACTTACAAGTCTCCTGGCACATACCCTTATggcctcagcaagactgaaatCAATGGACAATTTACTTGATTGGGATATAAAAACAGGTTTGTTGAGTTAATTTGATTTGATAAgttttgtacatattctatgaaACATTAGGCAAGCTATTCAGAAGTGCAAGCAATGTGTTGGAGATCCCTGTCTTAGATAATATATACCATAAAGAAATCATATGTCAGAAGAAACCATCTCAAGTAAAGACTCTGGAAAGATGTTTGGAGATGTCTGGAAAGATGTCACTGGTGAGATCTTGGAGAAGGTACTCATTGATGCCCAGTGTATATTGGCTCTGTAGGCCAAGTTGATGATGTCTAGCACCCAGTATACAGGGGAGTCATTTGTATTAGCGATTATTCAGGAGTGTCTATTGAGAACACTGCTGGGTTGGTCCTGGGGTTGCAGTCCTTGACAGTTAACCTGTAGCTGAAGGTGCTAAATCACTCTGTCCATTTGGGGACAACAGTTCAAGGTTGAGGAAGCTgctaaaatgattcattaacaTTGGCCAGGAGACTGACTGCTGAATTTTGTGCAGTTTGGGCAGAAACAGTGTTAGACTGTGATGCCATTTGTGGGCCATTTAACCATGTTATCCATGGGGACAATCTTGTGTCTCAAGACCCTCTTGCAGAGGTGGAaacatgtctctgtctctggcTTTTAGTGTTTAGTCACAACCTACTGAAATTTTTTAATACTAAGGGCACTGCTTATGGCTGCAGTCCTAGTATAGAGTATATCAACCAGCtcaaatgtgattgttgacttctATAATTGTCTGCCACACATATAACTATTATTCTCAATTCTTTAATTTTCCTATCGGTGTTTCCTGTGTTTTATTAGGAAGCTTTTTTTCTGAGTGGAGAAAGTGGAGACTCAGCACTCGATGTGAGCAAGTCATTTAAGTAGAATGGTATCCTTATACCATTACCTTATACTGGCAAGTAGGCTGCATGTTGAAAATACAGTGGTACAAGAAAGTGCCTGAAGGACTATTAGGACTGAAATTCATTTCCTTGGATGGCAATCTTATAAAAGCATTTCTATACTGGATTGGTATGTATTGCACATGAAAATGAGGTGATGTTTTATGGCTACACAGCATAAACAGGAAGGCTTTTAGGAGCTTGTTTCCTCTCTAATCTAGAATCCAATAGACAACAAACTTCTTAGAAAAAGGCCCTGAGTCTCAAACTCTGGTGCCTGTTAGGGACTTCAGAGAAGTGGGGTGGGGGGCTAAATATCTGCTctgatgtgtagtgatggtTTCTAACTTGCCCGCGGAACTATAATCAAATGTTTCTCCCATATCAGTGAAAAGGCAGGCAACTACTAGTTTCAGTGTTTTCTCAATAGAAGCCAAGTCTTGAGGAATCTAGAGGCTCAGAGAGTATAGTCTGTTGCCCAAAGTTTCATTTATTGCCATCATACATCTATTACAATGTCCCAAGACCTGcttatggtgatggtgattttAGTTTGGATTTCTTCTAAATGTATAGGAGTAAAAAAACTGTAGCacaagaatttcattgtatagATACTTAAAGTGGTCTTTATGTACATTACAATAAACCTGAAACTTGATATactactatgtgtgtgtgtgtgtgtgtgcatgcatatcATTCTGAAATTAGGTTAACGTTCGTATAAATTCATATTttggattttatatatatatactgtatatataatgaGTTACTATTCAAGAGGTCGGGGTTCAAGTTCCAGCGCCACTAAGCTTTGTTGGACCCTTAACCCTATCCACTCCAGGGGTACTGTCTTATTCCCAGCCAGGTATTCCACTCTACTGTGATTGAAAtggttattttttaattttcactaTCATATATTAAACAGTGCTCAGCAGGggtcatttacatttaagttatttttggcagaagcccttatccagaatgactagcatttatctcatttgtactgagcaactgagggttaagggccctgctcaagggcccaggaGCAGCTTAGTGGATATAGGGTTTGaagtcacaaccttccaattatAAGTCCAGCACCATAACCACATAGAACTGCAGTAGTCTGCATCATGAATGTATTGATATAGTCCTATatgaatatattcatatactgttGTTTGAGGCCCTTGAATGAATTATTAGGTGCCTTCGTCTATTTACAGGGCTGACGAcattaaaaacctttttttgtttgctttaaatCATGTTTTAACTTGTGCATCCTCAGCAACCTTATATAGTCTGTTATGATCACTAAGTGATATCTTGATTATGTTGTCTATGTGTATGGTGCCTGTGCTTTTGCTGCCTTTCTATATACATGGGCAATATAGATAAAATTTTAGATAAACTGTAGCCCTGTCCCTGTTGCTCTGTCTTTTGCATCCCCCCAAGTGTAAAATCACATATCTGTGAGAAACACTGTAAGACCATACTAAAGTCATGAACTAGTTGTGACTACTCTCCTGACACTCATTCCTATTATTATTTAGACCTTTCTATGCTAGTCACTAGGCACATAAAGATCCCTACACTGATGAATGCCATGCAATTTACATGCAATTAACACCAGCAGTCAACTGATGACTCCATATCCTTTAAATGGGGAAAATTGTAAGTAGgtgaaaataatcagtttcagcATTCAAAACAATTCCTATGGCCAGTTAATTATATGTTAATGATCTTGCTGATCctggttttaatgtttattcCCTTGTCCAGTTTTTAACATTGATTAGCCATAAGAACAAAACCACTGACAATTAATTGTGAATATCTCATTATAATGACATCTGACAAAGtatggcagcaagtgaacagtcaatTCTTAATATgctggaagaaagaaaaatgggcacaaggagtgagtttgaCATGGCCGAATTGTGATTGCTAGACAACTGGGCCAGATCATCTCCTAAATGTCAGGCTATGTGCGGTATTTCTGGTATGCAGTGTTAATTACCCaccaaaagtggtccgaggaaGGCAACCGCTGAACCGCAAAGGCTATCCCTTCTTGTTTGATACAGCATGTTGTATATGGGgatgtgaagaaacagactggTCAAAGTGCCCATGTTGACCTTGTCCACCACCAAAAGCACCTACAATGggtatgtgagcatcagaactggatcagcgagcaatggaagaaggtggcctggtgtGATGAAtctaatgaatgaatttttgGACAGGTCCTTGTGcctcacttacctggggaaagtgtgatgctctgggcaatttTCTGATGGTAAACATTAGATCCTGGCCTTCATGTGGATTTTATTTTGACCatctacctaaacattgttgcagacaaTGTTCACCCCTTCATGGAAACACTATTTCATAATAGCAGTGGTCTCTTCCAGCAGGATAATATGCCCcatcacactgcaaaaattgtttaGGAATGGTTGGAGGAACATAATGAAGAGTTCAAAATGTTGACCTGGTCTCCAGATTCTGGAAATCAGATCCATGAAGACCGATCCTGAACAgtatataaagattttattGAATTTAGAGAGAAGTTTTGAATGAAACTTCCGTATCCGTCAGGTCTGGACTGTGTAGCACTTGCAATTATAAGATTTTACTCTATTAGAAATCACACACCGTGCAAAATCCGACCACCAGATGGTGCGCTTAGGACAGATAATCTCCGTGAAGGAGGTTTTATACCAGAACACACTGATGTACCCAAATGAAGAAGCTAAAGGCTTCCTTAAAGCACATACATTAACCTTTTATAGTAGTGGCTCCCAACCTGTTTCccccttctctaacacacctcgGCTAATTCACCTAGTTGGCCTTGTGGACAGGGTTTCTCCACGATCAGGTGATAAGGTTTTGGGTTCCCTTTATTCTTAAAATAACGAAAAATGATGGGAACTAACAAACTTTGTGCTTATGTATGTGatttaaataaactttaatCTATCTAAGCCGAATTTATCTGTGATCTGAGGTCAGCGGTAACATTGCGTCAAAGCTGATTTGACTTGCCACAGCTGCCACCCTGTGTTACCCATGTGGCCAAGCCCCTGGTCAGGAACCactgtattaataaatatactgtTTTATGTGTAGTTTGGTTGCTTGCTGTTTATTACGGTTTTAATCCAGGGTTTTGGTGCGCTTTGTTTATTGACAAACTGGTTCAATCTGTGTACACGTGCtttcaagggcacatgacagcaTGGTTTGCGCAAACCGGGGGAAAATTTGAACTTGTACTAACCAGGGCCGGTGTGTCGGAATGATGGAGACAAAGCGGCGCGAGCCGGGGAGAGCGGGGAGATGGACCGGTCAgggaaggggtgtgtgtgggtgtgggtagGGTGGGGGATATAGGGAGGAAGTGCCAGCTCGAGTCAAGCACAGCGAAAGATAACGTGGAGATACGACCAGGCTTTTACCGCCACACGTAGGGCCTTCACACCACCAAGCCAAAAATctgcagtttttttgtttgtttttgtttagagAATAAGCAATATAGAACCCAGAGGAATATTTAACAGAAGCTTAACGGTATATCCAAAGAGCCAGATATcatgtatataaatacatatgcTTTCACACAAATTAGTgatctatttatttatgcatttatttatttatttattagaaagtGTTTTAGTCATCAAACTGGCTAACTGgcatttactttactttttcttcctctttgtatATGTTCTAGTCTATAAATATCCAATATGGTCTGATTTAGAAAATATTTGAAAGTATTTATTATACATAGGACAAAACAGGCAAAAGACATtataaaacaatacatttatttttttctcagcagcatttgacaaaaaaaaaattcagttaaaATATGTTCATTTTCCTTTCATTAATATACAAAATCATTCAGTAATATAGAATTTACTTCTTCATTAGGTTTGCCAATAGTGAAATTATTGGCCAAAACCAAAGAGTATACATACTAAATGCTACACCACAAATGTCACAGTTTAAATTATTTCAGAATCTGGAAAACAGTGTGTGATATTAGATATCAATGAAAAttctaaatataaatcattaatCATAAAGTGTtattgcctgtttttttttttaattatttatatcagTCCCTTTCTCTTAAATAACAGGAATCCTCTCCAAATACTACTGGAACAATGAAATCTTTGCCTACTGTAACAATACGATGACTAGATAATGGCATTCAACAAGACACACTGGCTTAGTTATCTTTCAAGCAGGATGCAGGATGCTCTCAGGGGAAGTAAAATATTATCAGTTATTTGGATTTAATACACAAATCATACCTGTAATTAAGTGAAACATACTTGGATAAGGACCAGTAATCTTGAGCAGTTCATAAATCTGTAAATGATCTCAttgtttaatattcatttaggttgatgtaatatttatttgaaaCAAAGATACTGCTGAGGAACAAATTGTGAACAATTGACCAAAACAGAAATTGGCTCTTTTCTACTGTGTTGGCCAGTCCACAGATGaggtatatataaatatgcaaGATGAGATGCATGTTTGATTCTACTGGCAGATATTAAGTAAAATTtctaggcaaaaaaaaaaaaaaagcatcaaagCCCTGGtaaaaaaatcacagagcagCATGCATTATCTACACACTACCATGTTCACCTGTCATTGTTTATCTTAAAGAGAAAGCATAATCTGCTGCACAATATTCTATCAGATATCATCAAAAtctcttaaatttttttttttacaaatgtacAACATAttcataacattttttttaaccatcagTAGTATCAGTGCAAAGATATACATATAGTAcgtcacaataaaaaaaatcataaacatGAATTGGCATAAGAAACAGCAGAAGGCATGGTCTCCGTAGACTTTTTAATCCTCTGTCATAAAAACATCTTATCTAGTGATCTCAAAATAATCTTAAGTTTCATTTTTGTACACAGTCTGCATATAAAAATAGATTCTGTGCAAAGagggacagagtgtgtgtttttccccattgtgtatgtgtttgtgtataagagagagagagagatgtgggaCGGTTATATGTCACTGTCCTCTTTGACCAGGTTGGCTGTGTCTTGGAAGGAGTCTTCTGTGGGTGAGTACATGCTAGATTTCTCTCGCTTCACAGGCTTTGGAGCTGGCGTTACAGGAGGCGGCTGGCTGGTTGAAGTGTCATCTGTACTCAAAGCAGattgtttgtcctgcatctaaAATCATACAATAAAATTTTTGTCCACTTCTGAATTATTGTCACCCTTTAGGATAATGAACATGAATTAATACCATATGCGTATGCTGTATATTTAGAAggttgtttgattgttttttgtaAAACCTGTGATTATGACCCTGATTATGTTTAATCATCTTTTTGACTAATGAAGTCATTTCAGTGTATTtcggtttgtttatttaatacaaTCATGCATGCTCATGCTTCTCTCAAaagctaaaaataattttaaagttGACTCTGAATTGCTCAGAAGATTAGTACTTGAAATTTTTATGATCCAAATCTTCAATCTTTTGTGAAAATGTCTTACCTCTGAGTATGCTGGGTTTTCAAATGTTGTACCTGGTTTTAGTTTTTTCTTGAAGAAGTTCCACTTGGACTCCTACAACATAGATAAGCAGTCATAAATGATACAGACTAtagctttaaaaatatttagctGCTTTGGATCTGTTCTTCCCTGTGTTACCTTGGGCTCAGTTGGAATATTTTTCACCTCCGCTGCTTGCTGCTGTTCATTGTACATTGGATTCGCAAATACATTCTCTGTTGAATCCCCACTTATATTCACAGTCACCTGAATagagaagaaaagcagcagaaaaTGGAGCCCAATGTGTTGTATTAAAGGGCCAAACTTTCTACATCAGTATGTATCCAGTATGACTTTACCTGTGTGGCATGTATGACTGCAGCATCAGCAGCTGTGCCTGTTGCAGTGGGATAGAGAGGATTCTCAAATGTGACAGGTTCTCTCCCATCTGCAAAATTCTCATTCTGataacacaaaaaaagagagggaaatCAGAACAAACTCTTTATTTAAAGATAATGCACAAAAATTTATGAAGAAatactggaagaaaaaaaaaagcacttgtcaaaacctgtgatttgacATGCGAAGTGTGTCTTTGTCTTTAGAGTGAGGAGAGAAGAATGTTCAGATTGTTCATGCTtactgtaaatgcatttttttaaaaaaaaaaaaaaggtgtatcTTACTAACTGCACAATCACAAACCTCTGAGGCATCTGTTAAATACACATTTGTCATTTAAATTATGTAGTTGGAGTAGGTATGCATTAGTGCTTCTGACCAATAGACTAATGCAACATGCCCAGGCTGCTAAACAGGAGAGATTAAGAGGCCAGGTGAAATGATAATTATGATGAAGATAATTAAGGTCTTCTCATACATAGCTAATACATAAAGTCTTATACTACATAAAACCTCCAATCCTACCTCTGGTTTTTTGACTTTCATAAATCCTCCAGCATTACTTTATAAAGCATTCATGCAATGCCTATAAATGTGGAATGTTGTAGTTAGAAAATTCTCTACCTGAAAACTACAGTTCCCTTATTGCATGAAAGAATAATTCTTGTGGACCTCTCAGTCACGTCAAAAATGGATTTGTAACATTAAAACTCAAGTCGAACTGGAGGTTAACCTCCAACATGCTCCAACACGTAGTGTTAATATAAGACAGGGAGTCTGAGATTCACCAGCTGCATGGCTCTATCGATGAACGATACCCCCAGAGTTTGAGGATCCATGGTGACGTTGTCCCCTGAGCGGAAGGACACACCGTTTCCTGTGTCACTTGACTTGGCCAGGCTGCTCAAGCTAAACAATATATAGACAAATAAgttgagcaagagagagagagagagagagagagagagagagcaggttaCATAACCATACAGGTtacatataataattaataaaatactgttaGTATTACTAATAGTACATTATTTACTATCCACAACTCAAATGTTTGTTCATGAATCACAAAGGCTTACTAATGCAGCAGAAACCCTACTCAAATAACTAACAGAGGATGAAAGCTAGCTTGTTCTTTGTATATATCTCCTCCAGGTCAAAGAAAGCTGAGGAGTTTGAGTGCTAaatgaatgtaatggagtacCTGGGTAGCTTAGGCATTGAAGGGATGAGTGAGCCTGTGCGTTTGTAGTTCAGGAAAAGCCCAATGGCGAGAGCCCCACTTAGGAGAATAATAATCACTGCCAGCAGCACAGCTACTGCTAAACAGAGAACAGGAGAGATATGTGTGAGAAACTGGATATCGGTGTGTCAGAACTATACTCACTTGAATAAAATGTTAATGCTATTCCTGTATTTCATTCACCTCTGCTGAGTAATACGGTATGAATTATACAGAAGGAGTATTTAGTCAGCATGAATGCCATAGtaagtaaaaaacacacacgaaGGGACCAAGAtgttaatgaataattaatcaTGCATTCAGCAACCTTTACCAAAATCAGCTTAACTCACACTTTGTGTGTATGTCATTAACTTGCTTCATTAATGTGTAAGACACTGGATAAAGGACACTACATGGCTGGTCTTAACTGGTTTGGGAAGTGAGAATAATCCTGTCACCTGTTCCTGCAGGTGCTCCTCGGGACTTTCCTATTTCACAGTGCCTTCCTGAATAACCATAAGGACACCTGTGGGGGGCAGAATATCACCAGATTGTAATGAGTAACAAACATGATGTTTGCCCCTAGTCATTTTCTCTATTACTCAATTCTTCGTCTATTAAAAGTACTCTTTACTGGAATTAAGTTTGATGTTTAATGTCTATTGTTGCATTCCTCCTGTTTGACTCACTTGCATTTTGGCTGGCCGGGCTTGTCAGTGGAGCATGTTCCACCGTTAATGCATCCACATTCAATAGGCATGGCTACCTCTGGTTGGCTGGCTGTAAAGGAAAGAGCCAAACATGACATTACAAAAACCCTGCAGCCACAACAATCTCGACATAGAGTGGATACAATTAATAATGTTCCAAAAAacaacactaccaccaccaacaataaTAAGAgtaatatcaacaacaacaataataataataataataacaacaacaactttggCATGGTGCAGGCAGAAGCATGTTAAAATCAATAATCATTGACATGTTATACAGAATAACAGCATAATCTAAtgtcaaaataaaacaatatttttaatcTAGAAAAAcctattaaaaaagaaagaaaaaatttaCATGCAACAAAGTAGTAGTTATAACCCAAAAGGCTGATATTTCAATATAACATAACTGAGTTGTTTGATGATACATTGCTGTCATGGTGTGTATGCTAGTAGTATAGCTAAAAGTGAGTCTtagattatatttaaatatgaaataaaatttaaatttcaagtcctattattaaacattattctTAGGTATAATAATAAACCACACATTTATCTCAATGAAtagattaaattaatttatgcAGCTTTTAGAGTAATGTTTCTCGGACCTGCatcacactcattctcactgAAGCTGATCGGGGAGGAGCCTTGCGGACAGGCGCAGGTGTATCCACCAGGTCGAAGCAGACACAGATGACTACACACATCTTTACAGGGGTTCAACACTAAGACAAAATAATGACTGTGATTAGTTAATGTTACATTTGTGCAAAAGTTTTTATGAATTATAATTAACATACTCACTGTAATTACTGGGTGAGCAACTGGTTCTCACCTGAGCGGTTGTATCTGTGCTCATGATAGATGCGGACCTGAGTCAGCCAGGGGTTTATGGTCAACACCTTCACTTTATCACCCTTTCCAAACTTGTCAGCCTTCCACACTTCACCCCTGACCTTTGTTGTCCAGTAAACATGACCTTCAAACACATCCAGACTGTAGGGGTTTCCAATATCTGCAGATAAGACCAGTGTGAATAATTAAttgaaaacaaagaaacaaaatgaaaatagaacTCAAACTAAAAAACTTTATATAATTTGTATATGTCAGATGTCCAACCTCCTGACATGACAATCCTCCTGTCTGTTCCATCTGGATTCATTGACTCAATAATGTTCTCTTTGGAGTCACACCAGTATATCCTGTTTCCATTAAGGTAATCTAGAGTGAGTCCTGTTGGCCAGCCCAGATCCTCATCCAGCAGCACCTGTCTGTGCTGGCCATCCATCCATGCTGCCTCAATCTTTGGTCTTCTACCCCAGTCAGTCCAGTACATCATACTGGGTGACAACAatgacaaaaacacatacaaaagaTGCTTAGTCAGGAGGACATATTGACAAAAGAAATGGGACTTGGAGCCTGAAatgttatgtatgtatgtagtcaATACAGGGCAAATAAAATGGCAAGGTAGTTACCCAAGAGCTGGGTTGACAACTATAGCAGCTGGTTGAT
This DNA window, taken from Hemibagrus wyckioides isolate EC202008001 linkage group LG06, SWU_Hwy_1.0, whole genome shotgun sequence, encodes the following:
- the LOC131353948 gene encoding retinol dehydrogenase 16-like, which codes for MFLYILGLMVLLYACWRLRELKQVANKSEKYVYITGCDTGFGHLLAKYLHKEGFWVIAGCYTEKGEIELKKACSDRLHTVQLDVSDSDSIRKAAAIVKTLVGEKGLWAVINNAGISQPSGPIDWMVVDDFKNMINVNLLGVIAVTMSVLPFIKKAKGRIVNISSVLGRICLSTGPYCVSKYGVEAFNDCLRLNMSPFGVKVLCIEPGFFKTGMAETRHVQNSFQKIWDRLPQDVRDDYGSDYIDQLKIMLTKNYEKRLDEDLMKVVSCMAHAVSAVYPRTRYSPGWDAKFFWLPLSYMPSFISDAILIKNHIKPKASI